One window of Magallana gigas chromosome 2, xbMagGiga1.1, whole genome shotgun sequence genomic DNA carries:
- the LOC105335718 gene encoding plancitoxin-1 → MSPGMITFTGVLLAVGVEFCYCFNCISPLGDSVDWFMMYKVPKATRPMPKKTTGKEFYYLDANNPTWSFLNVDIQEPDKNPLYYTLQQIYQKNPEKYGMYNDQPPSHSVPQTSFTTNQATGAHMKGAYAFDKDSGFWLILSVPFFPAPQKQNYSYGPSQLVKGQTVLCITLDLNFMEEIEKIFDITEPTFYDGNKPFLRNLSSVIHTRSSTKIVVDFKSKGGQTFREYAKSASFGADLYDSLVAPDLKDNLLVETWSPNLGSNCSTYKVYEVKKVEFKDKYWFKSTIDHSKWAVTEKKDWACIGDLNRAKSHFRRGGGTMCLRHAGVAKQFRNLVKEKQECSKRRNVY, encoded by the exons ATGAGTCCAGGCATGATTACGTTTACAGGTGTTTTGCTGGCTGTGGGTGTGGAATTCTGTTACTGTTTTAACTGTATATCCCCGTTGGGAGATTCTGTCGATTG GTTTATGATGTACAAAGTTCCAAAGGCCACCCGACCAATGCCAAAAAAGACAACAGGAAAAGAATTCTACTACTTAGATGCCAACAATCCGACGTGGTCTTTTTTGAATGTCGACATTCAGGAACCTGACAAGAACCCTCTATACTACACATTGCAGCAAATCTACCAGAAA AACCCCGAGAAGTATGGCATGTACAACGATCAACCACCGTCACACTCTGTCCCGCAGACAAGTTTCACTACAAACCAGGCTACTGGAGCTCACATGAAAG GTGCATATGCTTTCGATAAAGATTCCGGATTTTGGTTAATCCTGAGTGTACCGTTTTTCCCGGCACCACAGAAACAAAACTATAGTTATGGGCCTTCTCAGTTAGTTAAGGGCCAGACCGTTCTGTGTATAACGCTTGACTTGAATTTTATGGAGGAAATCG AGAAAATATTTGACATAACGGAACCAACGTTTTATGATGGCAATAAGCCTTTCTTACGAAATTTGTCTAGTGTTATCCATACCAGAAGTTCCACCAAAATTGTGGTGGACTTCAAATCGAAAGGTGGTCAGACATTCCGTGAGTACGCCAAATCAGCGTCATTTGGGGCAG ACCTTTACGACTCTTTGGTGGCTCCAGATCTGAAGGACAATCTACTTGTTGAAACTTGGTCCCCGAATTTAGGATCCAACTGTTCAACATACAAG GTATATGAAGTCAAGAAAGTGGAATTTAAGGACAAATACTGGTTCAAATCCACGATAGACCACTCCAAGTGGGCAGTTACAGAGAAGAAAGATTGGGCTTGTATCGGCGATTTAAACAGAGCG AAGTCCCATTTTAGACGAGGCGGGGGAACGATGTGCTTACGCCATGCAGGAGTGGCCAAACAGTTTAGAAATCTAGTGAAAGAAAAACAGGAATGCTCAAAAAGAAGAAATGTTTATTAA
- the LOC105335720 gene encoding plancitoxin-1 isoform X2, with product MDPFLSVLILLCAEFCFCLNCKAMSGDPVDWFMMYKVPKATREMSKKTTGKEFYYLDANNPTWSFKDVDIQKPDKNPLYFTLEQIYQKIPEEYGMYNDEPPKSTVLDNTESGAHMKGAFAFDRDSGFWLILSVPHFPAPQKQKYSYDIHQIKKIFNLTKPIFYDGSKPLLQKFTTKMNHHRNGPNGPIVTEFITSKGQSFRGYAKSASFGKDLYHSLVAKNLKDNLFVETWHPNLTTNCSMYKVYDVKEVLFEDKYWFKSTIDHAKWAVTEKKDWACIGDINRSMTQFKRGGGTMCIHHAVVAKQFRKIVHKKEECPR from the exons ATGGATCCTTTTCTGAGTGTTCTGATTTTACTGTGTGCGGAATTCTGCTTTTGTTTGAACTGTAAAGCAATGTCTGGAGATCCTGTGGATTG gtttatgaTGTACAAAGTTCCTAAAGCCACACGTGAAATGTCAAAAAAGACAACAGGAAAAGAATTCTACTACCTAGATGCCAACAATCCGACGTGGTCCTTTAAAGATGTTGACATTCAGAAACCTGACAAGAACCCTTTATACTTCACATTGGAGCAGATCTACCAGAAA ATACCAGAGGAGTATGGTATGTACAATGATGAACCACCCAAATCCACCGTCTTAGATAACACAGAATCTGGAGCCCACATGAAAG GTGCTTTTGCTTTTGATAGAGATTCTGGATTTTGGCTAATCCTGAGTGTTCCTCACTTCCCAGCACCCCAGAAACAGAAGTATAGTTATGATATACATCAGATAA AGAAGATATTTAATTTAACTAAGCCCATATTTTATGACGGCAGTAAACCGCTGCTGCAGAAGTTTACCACAAAAATGAATCATCACAGAAATGGTCCTAATGGACCTATAGTGACGGAATTTATTACGAGCAAGGGACAGTCATTCCGAGGATATGCGAAATCAGCATCATTTGGCAAAG ATCTTTACCACTCCTTGGTggctaaaaatttaaaagacaaTCTATTTGTGGAAACTTGGCATCCAAATTTGACAACAAACTGTTCAATGTATAAG GTATATGATGTCAAGGAGGTTTTATTTGAAGACAAATACTGGTTCAAATCCACGATAGACCATGCCAAGTGGGCAGTGACAGAGAAAAAAGATTGGGCTTGTATTGGTGATATTAACAGAAGT atgaccCAGTTTAAACGAGGTGGAGGTACTATGTGCATTCATCACGCTGTTGTTGCCAAGCAGTTTAGAAAAATAGTACACAAAAAAGAGGAATGCCCAAGATGA
- the LOC105335720 gene encoding deoxyribonuclease-2-alpha isoform X1: protein MDPFLSVLILLCAEFCFCLNCKAMSGDPVDWFMMYKVPKATREMSKKTTGKEFYYLDANNPTWSFKDVDIQKPDKNPLYFTLEQIYQKIPEEYGMYNDEPPKSTVLDNTESGAHMKGAFAFDRDSGFWLILSVPHFPAPQKQKYSYDIHQISKAQSILCISLDRKYRKEMEKIFNLTKPIFYDGSKPLLQKFTTKMNHHRNGPNGPIVTEFITSKGQSFRGYAKSASFGKDLYHSLVAKNLKDNLFVETWHPNLTTNCSMYKVYDVKEVLFEDKYWFKSTIDHAKWAVTEKKDWACIGDINRSMTQFKRGGGTMCIHHAVVAKQFRKIVHKKEECPR from the exons ATGGATCCTTTTCTGAGTGTTCTGATTTTACTGTGTGCGGAATTCTGCTTTTGTTTGAACTGTAAAGCAATGTCTGGAGATCCTGTGGATTG gtttatgaTGTACAAAGTTCCTAAAGCCACACGTGAAATGTCAAAAAAGACAACAGGAAAAGAATTCTACTACCTAGATGCCAACAATCCGACGTGGTCCTTTAAAGATGTTGACATTCAGAAACCTGACAAGAACCCTTTATACTTCACATTGGAGCAGATCTACCAGAAA ATACCAGAGGAGTATGGTATGTACAATGATGAACCACCCAAATCCACCGTCTTAGATAACACAGAATCTGGAGCCCACATGAAAG GTGCTTTTGCTTTTGATAGAGATTCTGGATTTTGGCTAATCCTGAGTGTTCCTCACTTCCCAGCACCCCAGAAACAGAAGTATAGTTATGATATACATCAGATAAGTAAGGCCCAGAGCATCCTGTGCATCAGTCTTGACCGGAAATATAGGAAAGAAATGg AGAAGATATTTAATTTAACTAAGCCCATATTTTATGACGGCAGTAAACCGCTGCTGCAGAAGTTTACCACAAAAATGAATCATCACAGAAATGGTCCTAATGGACCTATAGTGACGGAATTTATTACGAGCAAGGGACAGTCATTCCGAGGATATGCGAAATCAGCATCATTTGGCAAAG ATCTTTACCACTCCTTGGTggctaaaaatttaaaagacaaTCTATTTGTGGAAACTTGGCATCCAAATTTGACAACAAACTGTTCAATGTATAAG GTATATGATGTCAAGGAGGTTTTATTTGAAGACAAATACTGGTTCAAATCCACGATAGACCATGCCAAGTGGGCAGTGACAGAGAAAAAAGATTGGGCTTGTATTGGTGATATTAACAGAAGT atgaccCAGTTTAAACGAGGTGGAGGTACTATGTGCATTCATCACGCTGTTGTTGCCAAGCAGTTTAGAAAAATAGTACACAAAAAAGAGGAATGCCCAAGATGA